A region from the Microcella frigidaquae genome encodes:
- a CDS encoding vitamin K epoxide reductase family protein encodes MTAVETSPADPAASTESAPARRPIGLAIFLILTGAIGWWGAMELITERVRLLLDPEYTLNCDINPLISCGNVMESWQASLLGFPNPLLGVAGLVAPIAVGVALLAGARFDRWFWWAFLTGVFGAYLFVHWLFEQAVYAIGALCPWCMLVWLMVIPMFWVLLLWCLKSGVLINSPRVQRVASAVWPFTWVIVLANLVAIATAILVQFPTLISLLLG; translated from the coding sequence GTGACCGCTGTCGAGACTTCGCCCGCCGACCCCGCCGCTTCGACAGAGAGCGCGCCCGCGCGCCGCCCGATCGGGCTCGCGATCTTCTTGATCCTGACCGGCGCGATCGGCTGGTGGGGCGCGATGGAGCTCATCACCGAGCGCGTGCGCCTGCTGCTCGACCCCGAGTACACGCTCAACTGCGACATCAACCCGCTCATCTCGTGCGGCAACGTCATGGAGTCGTGGCAGGCCTCGCTGCTGGGGTTCCCGAACCCGCTGCTCGGGGTCGCCGGGCTCGTGGCGCCCATCGCGGTGGGGGTCGCCTTGCTCGCCGGGGCGCGCTTCGACCGCTGGTTCTGGTGGGCCTTCCTGACGGGCGTCTTCGGCGCCTACCTGTTCGTGCACTGGCTGTTCGAGCAGGCCGTCTACGCGATCGGCGCGCTGTGCCCCTGGTGCATGCTCGTCTGGCTCATGGTGATCCCGATGTTCTGGGTGCTGCTGCTCTGGTGCCTGAAGAGCGGCGTGCTCATCAACAGCCCGCGCGTCCAGCGCGTGGCGTCCGCCGTGTGGCCGTTCACCTGGGTGATCGTGCTCGCCAACCTGGTGGCGATCGCCACGGCGATCCTCGTGCAGTTCCCGACGCTGATCAGCCTGCTGCTGGGCTGA